A portion of the Pseudomonadota bacterium genome contains these proteins:
- a CDS encoding AAA family ATPase has protein sequence MKLLRLELFGFKSFLNRTVFQFSEGITSIVGPNGCGKSNIVDAVIWALGERGTKSLRVKDMGDVIFHGSNGKRPVNIAEVAIELSDGEKDLTIKRRIYRDGSNEYYMNGNPVRLKDIQDFFLGTGIGVNTYAIVEQGRIEYFVQMKPQERRVVIEETSGVTRFEEKKRDALIRMEEVTTNLERIEDIYSEVIKNFEKAENEWNRWKEYKLLTDKLSEIDTQILIDGYMKLTRKIGKIKEKHEDLDREIGGKEEEKNRLKEEFATKEDEFLLVDNTIRELEVDIKGKEKDMESRLLEIEYIRDEKKRLEEEKETLIKDKIELEGQIKKVDEGIEALKIRQEEHALLLKREEEQGNGLRETVERLKDETEEYEKRIEEERVRLFVTMSNITDIKNRIAQLERLGRERQQREEKKRSEQEGMKERLSHLEAKHGALIETLEKERLEKEGIVSKEVETLKQRETLLKAINEKKNTVERLKGEKQGREEFLKQISEQKENKIEGPVDTKRLIDMLRVDEDKEKVLERFFFKEMEYSVLSQNDLKAISEMVKKYDGNYIFFPKKGIFKLNEQQVEIDLKWTQGIEEALARIENGEEGIFIGNNVYIDSRGFILGGKETETADLKRFKEQIRVEKELKEIEGILQEHLTSIKDAQNQHNDLDRIYREVKEKNNEKEKSISRIEKEVIISETELRTIRERLNELVSKVDFFEETSETTIGDLLKERELHDREKEGTEEKMASLRGELDNIKRTYDDTLSRWHEITISLERKRNLLNTLYEDTERNLTLIKTLTDEKQRKQEKIEQTEKGLTECLKKIEGLEKGYETLQKTCERQIERYEELKKTSGNLHMEKHALQEKIDMVNKDADKIKGKRENIETDIAVLIEKKDTIYERLKTAYGIEEPENITIQYSKNLEVERENIAKEISDIGEVNFRAEKEYLELKERVAFLDKQKEDLKNAMESLKKTITKIDSLSREIFFETFEVVNDTFKRFTHMLFRGGNGYLVFNQDVSGIEMYVQPPGKKVVRMEQLSGGEKALVSLAFLLSLMDTKPSPFSFLDEIDAPLDDANIMSLLEIIKSISNKTQIVFITHNRITMESSNTI, from the coding sequence ATGAAACTTTTAAGGCTTGAACTTTTCGGTTTCAAATCCTTCCTCAATAGAACCGTCTTCCAATTCAGCGAGGGTATCACATCCATAGTAGGACCAAACGGCTGTGGAAAAAGTAATATTGTGGATGCGGTTATCTGGGCACTGGGAGAAAGGGGCACAAAATCTTTAAGGGTAAAAGACATGGGCGACGTAATCTTTCACGGAAGCAACGGTAAAAGACCCGTGAACATAGCTGAGGTTGCCATAGAACTTTCAGATGGAGAGAAAGACTTAACAATAAAAAGAAGAATATACAGGGATGGTTCGAATGAGTACTATATGAATGGGAATCCCGTGAGGCTCAAAGACATACAGGATTTTTTCCTCGGCACAGGCATCGGCGTAAACACCTATGCCATCGTGGAACAGGGAAGGATTGAATATTTTGTCCAGATGAAACCACAGGAGAGAAGGGTTGTTATAGAAGAAACGAGCGGGGTCACAAGATTTGAAGAGAAAAAAAGGGATGCCCTGATAAGGATGGAAGAGGTTACCACCAACTTAGAAAGGATTGAAGACATATACAGCGAAGTAATTAAAAACTTTGAAAAGGCTGAAAATGAATGGAATAGATGGAAGGAATATAAGCTACTAACTGATAAGCTGAGTGAGATAGACACCCAGATACTCATAGACGGATACATGAAGCTCACAAGAAAAATAGGGAAAATTAAAGAAAAACATGAAGATTTAGATAGGGAGATTGGGGGGAAGGAGGAAGAGAAAAATAGACTCAAAGAAGAATTTGCTACGAAGGAAGATGAGTTCCTATTGGTAGACAACACAATAAGGGAACTTGAGGTTGATATAAAGGGTAAAGAAAAAGACATGGAGAGCAGGCTCCTTGAGATAGAATACATAAGGGATGAGAAGAAAAGGTTAGAAGAAGAAAAGGAAACATTAATAAAAGACAAAATAGAATTAGAGGGACAGATCAAAAAAGTGGACGAGGGAATAGAAGCATTAAAAATCAGGCAAGAAGAGCATGCCTTACTGCTTAAGAGGGAGGAAGAACAGGGAAATGGATTGAGGGAAACTGTAGAAAGGTTAAAGGACGAGACAGAGGAATATGAAAAGAGGATTGAAGAAGAGAGGGTTCGATTATTTGTTACCATGAGCAATATAACAGACATAAAAAACCGCATCGCTCAATTAGAAAGGTTGGGCAGGGAAAGACAGCAGAGGGAAGAAAAGAAACGGTCAGAACAGGAAGGCATGAAGGAAAGGTTATCCCATTTAGAAGCCAAGCACGGGGCACTCATAGAAACATTGGAAAAGGAAAGGCTTGAAAAAGAAGGGATAGTATCAAAAGAGGTAGAAACATTAAAACAGAGAGAAACCCTTTTGAAGGCAATCAATGAGAAAAAGAATACTGTAGAGAGGTTAAAAGGCGAAAAGCAGGGGAGAGAGGAATTCTTAAAACAGATAAGCGAGCAAAAAGAGAATAAGATAGAAGGTCCAGTGGATACAAAAAGACTCATCGATATGTTGAGGGTCGATGAAGATAAAGAAAAGGTCCTTGAAAGATTTTTCTTCAAAGAGATGGAATACAGCGTGCTCTCTCAAAATGACCTAAAAGCTATCTCAGAGATGGTAAAAAAATATGATGGCAACTACATATTTTTTCCAAAAAAGGGGATATTCAAGCTGAACGAACAACAGGTAGAGATAGATTTGAAATGGACACAGGGCATTGAGGAGGCACTCGCAAGAATAGAAAACGGTGAGGAAGGTATATTCATTGGTAACAATGTGTATATTGACTCAAGGGGTTTTATTTTAGGAGGAAAAGAAACAGAGACAGCCGATTTAAAAAGATTTAAAGAACAGATAAGGGTAGAAAAGGAATTAAAGGAGATAGAGGGGATCCTGCAGGAACACCTGACTTCCATTAAAGATGCACAAAACCAGCACAACGACCTCGACAGAATATACAGAGAGGTTAAAGAGAAGAATAATGAAAAGGAAAAGTCAATAAGCAGGATTGAAAAAGAGGTCATAATATCAGAAACCGAATTGAGAACAATTAGAGAGAGGCTTAATGAGCTCGTTTCAAAGGTTGACTTCTTTGAAGAAACCTCTGAGACAACAATCGGTGACCTCCTCAAGGAGAGAGAGTTACACGACAGAGAAAAGGAAGGTACTGAAGAAAAGATGGCATCCCTCAGGGGGGAACTCGATAATATAAAAAGAACCTACGATGATACATTGTCGAGATGGCATGAAATCACAATAAGCCTTGAAAGAAAAAGGAATTTATTAAATACCCTGTATGAAGATACAGAAAGAAATTTAACCCTCATTAAAACGCTCACAGACGAGAAACAGCGGAAACAGGAAAAGATAGAGCAGACAGAAAAGGGTCTCACAGAATGTTTAAAAAAGATAGAAGGGTTGGAAAAAGGTTACGAAACATTGCAAAAAACATGTGAGAGGCAGATAGAGAGATATGAAGAACTCAAAAAGACCTCCGGGAACCTTCATATGGAAAAACATGCCCTACAGGAAAAGATAGATATGGTAAATAAAGATGCGGATAAGATAAAGGGCAAGAGGGAAAACATTGAAACAGATATCGCAGTCCTTATTGAAAAGAAGGATACGATATACGAAAGACTCAAAACTGCATACGGCATCGAAGAACCTGAAAATATTACCATCCAGTACAGTAAAAATTTAGAAGTGGAAAGGGAAAATATAGCAAAAGAGATTTCCGATATAGGTGAGGTGAACTTTCGAGCAGAAAAGGAATACCTCGAATTAAAAGAAAGGGTAGCATTTCTCGATAAACAGAAAGAGGATTTGAAAAATGCTATGGAATCCCTGAAAAAAACAATAACAAAGATAGACAGCCTCTCCAGGGAGATATTTTTTGAAACATTTGAGGTGGTCAATGATACATTTAAAAGATTTACCCATATGCTCTTCAGAGGCGGTAACGGGTATCTTGTTTTTAATCAGGATGTGAGCGGAATAGAAATGTATGTCCAGCCACCTGGGAAAAAGGTTGTCAGGATGGAACAGCTCTCAGGAGGGGAAAAGGCCCTTGTTTCCCTGGCTTTCCTGCTGTCCCTTATGGACACAAAACCCAGTCCTTTTTCGTTTCTGGATG